TTTAGTTGAAAAATAACCGTAAGGCACGTTGTCAAGATGCCAGCGAACTCTTTCTAAAAGCCATTCCATCGTGTAAAGAGCCGTTCCTTTTTCTGGGCCGAGCACCTCAACAAGAGTCTGTCGCATTCGTGTTGCGACCAACTCAATTTTATTTATTAAAATTGGGTCAATCTCACGAATCTTAACATCAGACTTTAGAAAGCTATTCATTGAGCATTTCCACTTAGCGAGCCACAAGAATAGTAGTAAACATGATGGCATCAGCTATTGAATGGGTTAGCCAGGCCAATTTTATTGATCTAAATATCTGAAATTGTATCGCAATAGCCCCGCCCCACAGCGCCGTAAGAAAAACTCCAATCCATCCTTGTGGGAATGCGCCGCTAAAATGAAGACCACCAAAAAGTATCGCCTGGAAAAGTATAGTAAACCAAGGCGAAAAATCTTTATTTGTCTGCGATTGCAGCAGACCACGGAAATATACTTCTTCTCTAAGTCCATTTACTGCTGCCATCAAGAATACTAAAATAGGCATTGCCCAAATTGGAAGCTCTGGAATTGGCCACTGCTTAGCCACCTCTTTGTTTTCCATAAAGTACCAAAGAAGAACGGCAACTGATGGAATATTTATTATCAAAATTGATAGAATCTGAGATTTTGTAAATGGAACCTTCCAACCAAGAGAGATACTATTTTTCCGATCGAAAAACTTTAGATACAGGAATCCAGCGGCTGCCATTATATAAAAATCAAGTGGCCACTGTAAATACGTTGATTGGGAGCAAATCCAGCTGAGGAAATGGGTAATTGCAACAATCACAGCCAAATTAAGCCCAAGACGAAACTGTGCATGAAAAAAGCAGAGCACACCAAGGACGCAGATTATAATTGCCGCCCGCTCATGCGTTCGCTCGATCCAAAAAAAATACGTAAAAAAGCTGTAGAAAAGTAAAGCTATGACTTGAAAAATTGTCTTCATTTTCGAGAACGTATCATTTGTTTAATTGAATGCTATACCCACTGCTTCAGTTGAAATTCTTCAAAATCGCACCATCACCGCAGAACTCAGGGTATTTTTTTGCTTTTCCAATTAATAATTCAAAGAAGATCCTCAGTGCTCAATTCAGCAAGTTTGCATAAAAATTCACTAGCTTCGTATTCTCCCAATATTGTCTTAACAGCAAGGTCGATCGGATCACCCAGTAACCCAACCCGAATTATGGTGGCCTGTACATTTTTCGACTCGTTTGAAGACTCGCTATCATCCGTAACTAGGTGTTGTTCTTTGAGTTTAGGATAAACAAAGTCCATGAGTTTTAAGTCAATTTTGATCTGATCTGGCAATGACAGACTGGGGTATTTTTCAAGAATACTACGTAAGGGATTATAGCTGGATTTTAGGGAGTTTAAAGCGGTTATTGTGAATTTGTTGAAAAATGAAAATAATCCCGTGGTAAAAACAGCGATCACTCAAAAAATAGTGCATAAAATTATTGTGAAAAGCGATGAAGTGGAAATTTTCTTTTTCGTTGGTGAAAAACATTACTAGCGAGAGCTTGCCATAGCTGGCTCTCGTTTTTTACAAATGGCTATGAGCAGTGATGGGATTAATAAAGACATAGCGCCAGAAAAAAGGCGCACTTCGGCTCTCCCCGTTTTTCATGGGAACCCGAGAACTGCTGAAATTTTAACTTTGAAACCGAACTTTTTTATGACGCTGGTTCAAACAGCTTAAAAATTGGTAGCCCTGTCCCGACAACCTGCAATCTCAGTCAAGTACATGATTTCATTGAAATCACGGTCCATCTAATTTCCCAGGAAAACCTTGATTTGCGGGCTTTTTATGAAAAAGGACTTTCGATAGATGAAGTTGCTGATCGATTTGGGTTACCCTATTCCACCGTGCGACGACAGCTCCTCCGTCAAAAAGCGACGCTCAGAACAAGAAAGTCCGTCAGTTTTTCTATAAATCAACGGCAATCTTTTAAGAATTCAGCGGCTCCACCGTATGGCTTGGGAAATGGCACAATCCGAATTTGAGAGCTTCGAGGAATCAGAAGGTAATATTATCTCATTTGATAATGGCAAAACTTACTACTGGACTTTGCAACTAGAAGATCTGGTTAGTAATTAAAAAATCATAACTGAATTTCTACTCACGGCGGTCCGAACCGCAGAGGATTGGGCAGATTTAGTTTAAAATTATCGCCTAAACCTCAGTATTTGTTAGACTTTAGGCCTAATATTTTTAATATTCATACAATATTGCAAATACTTTGTATGATTGTTAAAATAGTAAAAATGAACAAGCAATTTAGAAAACTACTTAAAAATCGAGCTTCCTTTACCTCAAAAGAAGCAAAAACTTTTGGAATAAGCGCTAGTCAGCTTGCCTACTATGTCAACATTGGAATTCTGGAGCGCATTTCACGGGGGCTCTATAGAAATCCCCGAAATGATCTGCAAGTGCCTACTCCCTGGGAAGACCTAGTTGCTACAGTCAAAAGTATTCCAAAGGGCGTGATTTGTCTGGTATCAGCCCTAAATATTTATGAAATGACGGATGAGTTTTCAAGGGAACATTGGATTGCAGTTCCCAACAACGTTTGGCCAAAAAAAAGAAACCATACAAAAATTATGAGACTAAGCAATATGTCGCTGGGAAAAATAAAAATCAAGCTTGGCAAGGAAAGTGTGTGGATTTTTGATCAAGAAAGAACCGTCATTGATTCCTTCCGTTTTCTATCTAGGGAACTAGCCATCAAAGCCCTAAAAATTTATTTGCAAAAGACACCGACTCATAACCCGAATTTTAAAAAACTATCTCGCTATTCAGAAAAGCTGCGATATGATATATCCCCCTATACTGAGGCTATCACCACATGACAAAATCAATTGAAAGATCCGTTAAAGACCGAGTAAAACAAATTGCTCAAGCACAAAATAAACCCTTTGCCGTTATCTGGCAGAGTGTGATTTTAGAACGCTGGCTAGTTCGGCTGTATAATTCCAAACACCGGGATACTTTTATTTTCAAAGGAGGAATGTGTTTAGATCAATATTTATCCATTCACCGTGAAACTAAGGATTTAGATTTTTTAGCCAAAGGACTTTCCTCAAATCTTGAAAACGTTTCCAAAATTGTTGATGAAATTAATCAATTCGACGCTAATGACGGAATAAAATTTTCATCGGCAAAAGTAAATAGTTTGAACCATCCACATATGAACTATCCCGGATTTGAAATCTCAATGAGAGCCGAACTTGGGCAAACAAGAACTCCGGTAAGAATTGATATCGGCATCGGGGATATAGTAAAACCAGAAAACATCACAATCCAACTTTGTGAAAACAAAGGAAGTCCTCTTTTTGAAAAAGAAATCCAACTTTGGGCTTATCCCGTAGAAACCATTTTTGCTGAAAAACTTGAAACCGCCGTTAAACGGGATGCCTTAAATTCAAGAATGAAAGACTACCATGATTTGATTTTACTGATTCAATCAGAATTGCTGGACACAAGAAAAACTTTGACCGCTGTAAAGCAAACTTTTAAAAACAGAAAAACCGATCTTAAACAAATAGGTCCATTTTCCAAATCACAAATGGACCGCCTTGAAAATTTATGGACCATACACCATAAAAAATCTAATTTCTTAAAAGATGTTTCTATTTCTGCATCATTTAAAGAAGTCTTAGATACCGTCAACGACTATTTATCTAAACGTATTTAAAAGGCCAGGGAATAATTTGAAAATTCCTAGATTGAGATAATTTCTCTAAAAAAATCTCAATTTTGGAATGTGTTAATAATTTCGTCAAAATATGAGACAAATGTAATTTTTAGCTAAAGCTCTGGCAAGTTTGACCGATCCATAACATAAGTATGAAATGTTCAAGGTTACTAGTTATTTTGTTACTTCAATTTATATTTTCGGGCTGCTATATGCATGCCTCCATCACACCTCTTGACGGCAGTTCGGGTGTCCCCTTAGTTCCATTTAGCAAAGTCACTTCGCTTGAAAATGTTTCTGGTTCAAGCAATTACGTTGCTACCGCGGCGAGTGGATTTAAAATCAAACAATCTGCCGGGTTATTAATTAATAAACAGCTCGCTGCCACTCAGAATGGCTACCGAGTTTACTTACACGTTAATGGCCGCATCACCTCTGGAGAGGAATATCAATGAGCTGGTCAATGAAAACCCTTTTCTTTTTATTTACGTTTTTTTTAGCGACAACTAGTTTTGCCAACAACCCTGGCGTGTCTTACCAAGGACGCATTTTTAAACCTGATGGAAATCCTCTTGAAGGAACAACAGTTCAATTTCGCATGCAGGTACGCTCGCCTGGTTCAGAAAACTGTCTGCTTTATGAAGAAGTTCAAACTTTAAATATGGCTGGCTCTTCCGGAGTTTTTGCCCTCACTCTAAATGATGGCACTGGTACAAGACTAGATACAGCGACTTATCAAGTAGACCGCATTTTTGCTAATCGTGAAACGATGACCTTGGATACCACTCGCTGTGCATCGGGCACTACTTACGCACCCAACTCTTCTGATGGGCGTAAACTGGTAGTGTATTTTAAAGATGAAACCATGGCCGCCTATGAGGCGATGCCGCTGATGAATTTAAATTATGTACCACAAGCGATGTATGCCCTCGAAGCACAGAAAGTAGATAAATTTGCGGTGAGCAATATTTTGCGCGCGGTGGATGTTAGTGGCAATCCGGTGGCTGCTCCGGCGCTGAATCCGACTCAGTTAACAAATCTAAATACTCTGCTTGCGACTCCGGCAGCGAATTATGTGCAGACTACCAGTAATGGCAGTGTTGCGCTTCCGGTTGTTGCGGGAAATCCATCCAGCGGTCTTGCTGCTGGGCAAATCTGGTATGACTCTGGATCTAACGTGATGAAATATTACGATGGTGCTGTGAAAACTTTTGGTACTAGTGGCGGTGGTCTTTCCAGTGTGGGGTTGACGCTTCCGGCGATGTTCAGTGTTACTAACTCACCACTGACTGCTAATGGCAGCATCACGGCTACCCTTGCTAATCAGACAGCTAATACTGTTTTCGCAGGACCTGCCTCTGGCGGCCCTGCAGCTCCGACATTTCGTGCACTAGCTTCTACGGATTTACCGATCACTGGCGCTACGGGGACTTTTGTTAATGGCGGTAACAGCTTTGGTGTCGCGGGGAACATCGGTACCAACGATGCATTTGATTTGAACTTGAAAACTAACAATACTACTAAGATGACGATTCTTTCTAATGGGAATGTAGGGATTGGTACGGCGACTCCAACTTCTGCGCTAGATGTGGGAAATGGACAAGTTAAAGCAGGATCTTTCTCCTCTGGCCCAATAGGTCTAACTGTAAATGGCGTTGGACAAAATAATACTTTTCTTAGAGGAATCTCTTCAACCACTGATACGACAGTGCTGATTGGTTCAGCCTCGGGAGGAGTGGGAGGTTACATCAATCTTTGGGATGCGACGATAACACAAACAGTTCGTTTAGCTGGCAGTGGCGATTCTTACTTAAATGGTGGCAACGTCGGGATAGGAACAACGACGCCTTCGAGTGCATTGGAAGTCAGCGGCGATATCACGGTTTCGAAAAATGTTGGTGGTCGAAGTCTGAATATTGCCAACACGAATGTCGACGGCGAAAATGCTACGTCGTTCTACATAAATGGAGCTCATGCAAATGGTGCAACCGCAGCTCAGGGAGGCGGCATTCATATATCTTCAGGTACAGGCAAGCTCACTGGCAACGGCGGCACGCTCGATTTGTCTGCAGGCACTAGCGGCAACGGTGGCGCAGGTGGTCCTGTGAATCTCCTGGGGGGAACCGCTTCGGGTGATTCATCATCGACGGGTGGAGCTGTAAATATACAAGGTGGCTTGGGCAAAACCACCGGAGGTGCGGTGAATATCCTGGGTGGATTCACGAACACCGCCGGATCAAGCAGCCCTGCTGGCAATGTCAACATTACTGGAGGTCTAGCCATTGCTGGAAACAATAATGGTGGCAGCATATTTCTGAATGGCGGCCCAAAATCTGGAACAGGATCCGTTGGAAATATCATAATGGGAAATATAGGTGGCAACGTGGGTATTGGCACGACAACCCCCTCCGCAGCACTTCAGATCGGTGGCAGTGGACGAATATTAGTTCCTAGTGGAGATTCCTCTTCGCCATCCTTTTCTTTTACCGGATCAACAAACACTGGATTGAATTTAGACTCTCCGAATGTCATGAGCTTTGTCGCTGGCGGTTCGGCAGCGCAGATTTTCTTAAATGCATCAACGACTCCAGCCAGCCTGAACGGTTCAGATTCTGGAACTTTTCGTTTGTCATTGACCCCAACGAACTCCAATCCCGCTTATTCCTTTAAAGATGACAACAACACAGGCCTGCAGAATCCGGCAGCTGATACGATCTCGATAGTTACTGGTGGTACAGAACGAGCCCGAATTGATTCCTCTGGCAATGTCGGTATAGGAACTACAGGCCCTTCTACGAAGCTTCATGTTCTTGGCTCTTTAGGTGCCACAATAGCTACTTTTGCTGATGGTGGAGCTACAACTTGCACAGTCACCCCAGCATCAACGGGCTTTGCTTGCTCGTCTGATGAAAGGCTCAAAAAGAACATCGAAACTTTTTCAGATGCCGCTTCTTTAGAAAACATTTTGCAACTTAGAACTGTGACTTATGATTGGAGAAGTGTGGATAATGGACGTCACACGGGATTCATTGCTCAAGAGCTTGAGAAAATCGCTCCAGAATTCGTTAGAACGGGCGAGGATGGCTTTAAGCAAGTAAACTATACTGGGCTGGTGCCTTGGATTACGGGGGCTATAAAAGCGTTTTACGCGGAATTTAAAGCACTCAGTGTTGAGGTAAAAACTTCAGACGAAAACAAATCACGGGAAATTGCTTCCGTAAAATCTGAAGCAAATTCCAGGGCTGATAAACTTGAGGCACAGAACTCAGCGATCAAGCAAGAAAACGCTGAACTTAGGTCG
This window of the Deltaproteobacteria bacterium genome carries:
- a CDS encoding CPBP family intramembrane metalloprotease codes for the protein MKTIFQVIALLFYSFFTYFFWIERTHERAAIIICVLGVLCFFHAQFRLGLNLAVIVAITHFLSWICSQSTYLQWPLDFYIMAAAGFLYLKFFDRKNSISLGWKVPFTKSQILSILIINIPSVAVLLWYFMENKEVAKQWPIPELPIWAMPILVFLMAAVNGLREEVYFRGLLQSQTNKDFSPWFTILFQAILFGGLHFSGAFPQGWIGVFLTALWGGAIAIQFQIFRSIKLAWLTHSIADAIMFTTILVAR
- a CDS encoding tail fiber domain-containing protein; amino-acid sequence: MSWSMKTLFFLFTFFLATTSFANNPGVSYQGRIFKPDGNPLEGTTVQFRMQVRSPGSENCLLYEEVQTLNMAGSSGVFALTLNDGTGTRLDTATYQVDRIFANRETMTLDTTRCASGTTYAPNSSDGRKLVVYFKDETMAAYEAMPLMNLNYVPQAMYALEAQKVDKFAVSNILRAVDVSGNPVAAPALNPTQLTNLNTLLATPAANYVQTTSNGSVALPVVAGNPSSGLAAGQIWYDSGSNVMKYYDGAVKTFGTSGGGLSSVGLTLPAMFSVTNSPLTANGSITATLANQTANTVFAGPASGGPAAPTFRALASTDLPITGATGTFVNGGNSFGVAGNIGTNDAFDLNLKTNNTTKMTILSNGNVGIGTATPTSALDVGNGQVKAGSFSSGPIGLTVNGVGQNNTFLRGISSTTDTTVLIGSASGGVGGYINLWDATITQTVRLAGSGDSYLNGGNVGIGTTTPSSALEVSGDITVSKNVGGRSLNIANTNVDGENATSFYINGAHANGATAAQGGGIHISSGTGKLTGNGGTLDLSAGTSGNGGAGGPVNLLGGTASGDSSSTGGAVNIQGGLGKTTGGAVNILGGFTNTAGSSSPAGNVNITGGLAIAGNNNGGSIFLNGGPKSGTGSVGNIIMGNIGGNVGIGTTTPSAALQIGGSGRILVPSGDSSSPSFSFTGSTNTGLNLDSPNVMSFVAGGSAAQIFLNASTTPASLNGSDSGTFRLSLTPTNSNPAYSFKDDNNTGLQNPAADTISIVTGGTERARIDSSGNVGIGTTGPSTKLHVLGSLGATIATFADGGATTCTVTPASTGFACSSDERLKKNIETFSDAASLENILQLRTVTYDWRSVDNGRHTGFIAQELEKIAPEFVRTGEDGFKQVNYTGLVPWITGAIKAFYAEFKALSVEVKTSDENKSREIASVKSEANSRADKLEAQNSAIKQENAELRSRLDQQEKELAAIKNKLGL
- a CDS encoding sigma-70 family RNA polymerase sigma factor, with protein sequence MRAFYEKGLSIDEVADRFGLPYSTVRRQLLRQKATLRTRKSVSFSINQRQSFKNSAAPPYGLGNGTIRI
- a CDS encoding type IV toxin-antitoxin system AbiEi family antitoxin domain-containing protein codes for the protein MNKQFRKLLKNRASFTSKEAKTFGISASQLAYYVNIGILERISRGLYRNPRNDLQVPTPWEDLVATVKSIPKGVICLVSALNIYEMTDEFSREHWIAVPNNVWPKKRNHTKIMRLSNMSLGKIKIKLGKESVWIFDQERTVIDSFRFLSRELAIKALKIYLQKTPTHNPNFKKLSRYSEKLRYDISPYTEAITT
- a CDS encoding nucleotidyl transferase AbiEii/AbiGii toxin family protein codes for the protein MTKSIERSVKDRVKQIAQAQNKPFAVIWQSVILERWLVRLYNSKHRDTFIFKGGMCLDQYLSIHRETKDLDFLAKGLSSNLENVSKIVDEINQFDANDGIKFSSAKVNSLNHPHMNYPGFEISMRAELGQTRTPVRIDIGIGDIVKPENITIQLCENKGSPLFEKEIQLWAYPVETIFAEKLETAVKRDALNSRMKDYHDLILLIQSELLDTRKTLTAVKQTFKNRKTDLKQIGPFSKSQMDRLENLWTIHHKKSNFLKDVSISASFKEVLDTVNDYLSKRI